In Grus americana isolate bGruAme1 chromosome 27 unlocalized genomic scaffold, bGruAme1.mat SUPER_27_unloc_1, whole genome shotgun sequence, one genomic interval encodes:
- the LOC129200027 gene encoding LOW QUALITY PROTEIN: uncharacterized protein LOC129200027 (The sequence of the model RefSeq protein was modified relative to this genomic sequence to represent the inferred CDS: substituted 1 base at 1 genomic stop codon), which yields MLQDSSKEEQIPEVVDNTVTPLVWASEVPGRSKLAEPVKVTLKPGAKPVRQKQYPIKWEARKGLEELITKFLEYGLLVECESEYNTPILPVKKSGGKEYRLVQDLRAINQIVQDIHPVVANPYTLLTSLKEEHKWFTVLDLKDAFFCIPLDAKSQSIFAFEWESPGTGRKMQLTWTVLPQGFKNSPTLFGNQLAKELKMWKKQNQGQGILLQYVDDILIAAKSKETCFEMTISLLNFLGQGGYRVSRNKAQIGKEAMIYLGFEISQGQRQLGNERKEAICQIPEPNSPKELRAFLGMIGWCRLWILNYGLYVKPLYEALKESKDRYLIWTPECHKSFKELKKALMTAPALGLPDLTKPFELFVHERQHLALGVLVQRLGSWKXPVGYFSKQLDNVSKGWPGCLRAVAATVLLIQEARKLTMGQKIVVYVPHMVITVLEQKGGHWLSPSRMLKYQVVLLEQDDVELKATAIVNPAMFLTTENPTEKLEHDCLITIEQVYSSRPDLKDEPLKDPDLELFMDGSSFVQEGRRIAGYAVVTTDKVLESGTLPANTSAQKAELVALKQALRMAEGKRVNIWTDSKYAFGVIHAHGAIWKERGLLSAQGSPIKYKEEVLQLLQDVQKPKEVAVMHCKAHQFGQTAINIGNRLADKAAKEAAERGILALVPVKQIKIPNLKARYSKLDEQLAENLKASQNAEGWWVTPENQVTVTPQIMTELAKEEHEQTHWGVDAMVTNLRTSVVCVGMTGIIKSIIAKCPICLKNNPLNQRKAPLGVTKQGNSPGDYWQIDFSELPRQNGYRYLLVLIDTFSGWPEAFPCRTNKAREVVKILLKKIIPRFGVPLGVSSDRGPHFVAEIVQQVSKILGINWDLHTPWRPQSSGKIERMNQTLKRQMSKICQETSLKWPQTLPLALLRIRIQPRSKDGVSPYEILYGKPYQTPLIPGDMRVTGEIDLKTYLISLGKTLEALRRYIVLTRPLALDTPVHPYQLGDLVYIRTWGSEPLQEKWKGPFQVLLTTYTAIKVEGVEPWIHYTRVKKAPPDQWTCTQEGPLKLRLCKNSKDQFL from the coding sequence ATGTTACAGGACTCCTCCAAGGAGGAACAGATTCCAGAAGTGGTGGACAATACAGTAACCcctttggtatgggcaagtgaagttccaggacgATCTAAACTGGCGGAACCAGTAAAGGTGACCTTAAAACCCGGAGCCAAaccggtaagacaaaaacaatatCCTATTAAGTGGGAAGCCCGGAAGGGATTAGaggaattaattacaaaattcttAGAATATGGACTGCTAGTAGAATGTGAATCAGAATATAATACCCCTATATTACCAGTGAAGAAATCAGGAGGCAAGGAATACCGACTGGTCCAGGACTTAAGAGCCATAAATCAAATAGTTCAAGATATACACCCAGTAGTGGCTAATCCATACACTTTATTGACATCTTTGAAGGAGGAACATAAATGGTTTACTGTactggatttaaaggatgccttcttttgcatacctctggatgcaaaaagtcaaagcatatttgctttcGAATGGGAAAGTCCAGGTACAGGACGAAAGATGCAACTAACATGGACTGTACTTCCacaaggatttaagaatagccccacactatttggaaatcaattggcaaaagagttaaaaatgtggaagaaacagaatcaagggCAAGGTATATTATTACAGTATGTGGATGACATTTTGAtagcagcaaaaagcaaagaaacatgttttgaaatgactatcagtttactgaatttcctgggccaaggaggatacagagtttccagaaacaaagccCAGATAGGGAAAGAAGCAatgatttatttgggatttgagatatctcaaggacagagacaattgggaaatgaaaggaaagaagccatttgtcagatccctGAACCTAACAGCCCAAAGGAATTGAGAGCCTTTCTGGGAATGATTGGGTGGTGTCGACTCTGGATTTTAAATTATGGACTGTATGTGAAACCCCTATATGAAGCCTTAAAGGAATCCAAAGACCGATATTTGATTTGGACACCTGAATGCCACAAATCATTTAAAGAACTCAAAAAGGCATTGATGACGGCCCCCGCATTGGGTTTACCTGACTTAACCAAACCTTTTGAGCTGTTTGTGCACgaaaggcaacatctggcccttggagtgctggtgcaacggctgggatcctggaagtgaccagtgggatacttctctaaacaacttgacaacgtgagtaaaggatggccgggatgtttgcgtgccgtggcagcaacagtgctgctgattcaggaagcccgaaaattaaccatgggccaaaagatagtggtatatgtaccacacatggttataactgtcttggaacaaaaggggggtcactggctatcccctagcagaatgttgaaataccaggttgtcctattggaacaagatgatgtggaattaaaagccacagcaattgtaaatccggcaatgttcctgacaacagaaaatccaactgagaaattggaacacgattgcttgataactattgaacaagtttattccagcagaccggacctgaaggacgaacctttgaaggatcctgatctggaactgtttatggatggaagcagctttgtgcaagagggaaggcgaatagccggatatgctgttgttaccaccgacaaggtattggagtcagggacactacctgcaaatacatcagcacagaaagcagaattggtggcgctgaagcaggctttacggatggcagaagggaaaagggtaaacatttggacggattctaaatatgcatttggtgtgatccatgctcatggagccatctggaaagaaagaggactgttgtcagcccagggctcacctaTAAAGTATAaagaggaagttcttcaacttttgcaagatgtgcagaaaccaaaggaagtggctgtaatgcattgcaaggctcatcagtttggtcaaactgctataaatataggtaatcgattggcggataaagctgcaaaagagGCTGCAGAACGAGGTATCCTTGCattagtaccagtaaaacagataaaaattccaaatttaaaagcaagatacagtaagctAGACGAACAACTAGCAGAGAACTTAAAGGCATCCCAAaatgcggaaggatggtgggtaacaccagagaatcaggtaaCAGTGACCCCACAAATTATGACAGagcttgcaaaggaagaacatgagcagacacattggggtgtggatgctatggtcacaaatttgagaacatctgtagtgtgtgtaggaatgacaggaataattaaatcaataatagctaagtgtccaatttgtcttaaaaataatcccttaaaccagaggaaagcacctttaggagtaacaaagcagggtaattccccaggagattattggcaaatcgatttctctgagttacctagacagaatGGGTATAGATATTTGTTAGTATTGATTGATACGTTTTCTGGATGGCcagaggcttttccttgccgcaccaacaaagcaagagaagtggtcaaaatattactaaaaaaaataataccgagatttggggtaccattgggcgtatcttctgacagaggaccacattttgtagcggaaatagtccaacaagtaagtaaaatcctagggataaattgggatttgcatactccctggagaccgcaatcaagcgggaaaattgaaaggatgaaccagaccttgaaaagacaaatgagtaaaatttgtcaagaaacatctttgaaatggCCACAGActttgccattagctctgttaagaataagaatccaaccaaggtctaaagacggtgtaagtccatatgaaatattatatggcaaaccctaccaaactcccttaatcccaggggacatgagggtaacaggggaaatagatttaaaaacatatctgatttctttaggaaagaccctcgaagcgcttagaagatatattgtgctgaccAGGCCGCTTGCTCTTGATACGCCTGTACATCCATACCAGCTGGGTGACCTTGTGTATATAAGGACGTggggttctgaaccactccaggaaaagtggaagggacctttccaggtactgttaacaacttataccgcaatcaaggtagaaggagtggagccttggattcactacactcgagtaaagaaggcaccgccagatcagtggacatgtacgcaagagggacctttgaaacttagactgtgtaaaaattctaaggatcagtttctttag
- the LOC129200062 gene encoding uncharacterized protein LOC129200062, whose product MLFCKREGKWNKMAYVDLFFTLRNHPEWQRQCELFSPGSAIMALKGQEPDKNLEKDCSACDNGKQCLKREFEDDDVELLVAPRRRLGNDQRDQNLEANNASLSPVEGEAEGFSPIAGRTRGRRGGDGLTVLQAPLRQAIGNEGPVMVKVPFSITDLRAWKETAGTYRDDPERVAKVMETIIRTQNPDWEDLQVILDTLLESTEKKMVLNTARKEVERSHANGNIQGTVDQNFPSTNPEWDPNQPGPRGMLTRYQKWILFGVRHAMPKAINWSKLYEVRQELNESPSAFMERLKVTARKYTNLDPEEPEEAIQLASIFMGQSAPDIRRKLQKLEGAESRDLGKMLEIAWTVYNNREKEREVRQMRRDGKILAILTENNKGGMGKGRGMNIVDRGLGRGRVVPRLAKDQCMVCKERGHWKKDCPKAGGLNSTLQAIKLMTLDNES is encoded by the coding sequence atgttattctgtaaaagggaaggtaaatggaacaaaatggcatatgtagatctgtttttcacattgcgaaatcatccggaatggcaaaggcaatgtgaattgttttcacctggttccgcgataatggcattaaaggggcaggaacctgataaaaatttggaaaaagattgctcagcttgtgaCAATGGTAAACAATGtcttaaacgtgaatttgaagatgatgatgttgaacTATTGGTTGCGCCTCGCAGAAGGCTAggaaatgatcagagggatCAAAATCTGGAGGCTAACAatgcttctctctctcctgtggAAGGGGAGGCAGAAGGATTCAGCCcgattgcagggagaacgagaggaagaaggggaggagatgGATTAACTGTCCTCCAGGCCCCTCTTCGACAGGCCATTGGCAATGAAGGTCCAGTAATGGTGAAAGTCCCCTTCTCAATAACTGATTTGAGGGCATGGAAGGAGACTGCGGGCACCTATCGGGACGATCCTGAAAGGGTTGCCAAGGTAATGGAAACAATAATTAGAACCCAAAACCCCGATTGGGAAGATTTACAAGTAATATTGGATACATTGTTGGAaagtactgaaaagaaaatggtattaaatacaGCCAGGAAAGAAGTGGAAAGATCCCATGCTAACGGAAatatacaagggacagtggaccagaattttccatccacaaatcccgagtgggaccctaatcagccgggacccagagggatgctgactaggTACCAGAAGTGGATTTTATTTGGTGTTAgacatgcaatgccaaaagcaattaattggTCTAAATTATATGAAGTAAGACAAGAACTAAACGAATCCCCTTcggcctttatggaaagactgaaggtgacagCTAGAAAATATACTAATCTGGACCCAGAAGAACCTGAGGAggctatacaattggcctctatatttatgggacaatcagcccCAGACATCAGgagaaaacttcaaaaattgGAAGGAGCTGAGTCCAGAGATTTGGGCAAAATGCTTGAAATAGCTTGGACCGTGTATAacaatagagaaaaagaaagagaagtcagacaaatgcgAAGGGATGGGAAAATTCTGGCcatcttgactgagaataataagGGGGGCATGGGAAAGGGACGAGGAATGAATATCGTTGATCGGGGGCTTGGGAGGGGAAGAGTGGTCCCTAGATTGGCGAAGGATCAATGTATGGTTTGTAAAGAGCGTGGACATTGGAAAAAGGATTGTCCCAAAGCTGGGGGATTAAATTCAACACTCCAGGCTATTAAATTGATGACTTTGGATAATGAGTCatga